Proteins found in one Thermaerobacter subterraneus DSM 13965 genomic segment:
- a CDS encoding NAD(P)/FAD-dependent oxidoreductase: MADSKRYVIVGNGVAGTTAAETIKKLEPQSQVTLLAAEPYPLYNRVSLPHYLKGTVSEDKVFMRSVEQHADKGIDLRLETRVVSVHPDERVVVTEAGETYPYDRLLIATGGRPRPLPAPGADTPGVYYFQTLDDTRQMVERFATARRAVVVGGSFIAYELAEGFRRRGLEVVWLIRGPRWLRRILDEDGGRLVDLLARDHGIEILYGEEVAQVHAAGGTVKAVTTTGGQTIEADMVGCGLGLDFYTELLAGSGVEVQGGVVTNERLETSVPGIYAAGDVARFFDVFIGRHNQMGTWNNAMTHGRVVGANMVGANRSYREVPVYSSGLFDSKITAIGATPENHPEVEAVSHVDWENRQYQRLFFLEGRLVGAVLIGDLRARKKIVDMITQRETVDDPNRLILSLT; the protein is encoded by the coding sequence ATGGCCGACTCGAAGCGATACGTCATCGTAGGCAACGGTGTCGCCGGCACCACGGCGGCCGAGACCATCAAGAAGCTGGAGCCCCAGAGCCAGGTCACCCTGCTGGCGGCCGAGCCCTACCCGCTCTACAACCGGGTCTCCCTGCCCCACTACCTCAAGGGCACGGTGTCCGAAGACAAGGTCTTCATGCGGTCGGTGGAGCAGCACGCCGACAAGGGGATCGACCTGCGCCTGGAGACGCGGGTGGTTTCGGTCCACCCGGACGAGAGGGTCGTGGTGACCGAGGCGGGCGAGACCTATCCCTATGACCGGCTGCTGATCGCCACCGGGGGCCGGCCGCGGCCCCTGCCCGCGCCGGGCGCCGACACACCCGGCGTCTACTATTTTCAGACCCTGGACGACACCCGCCAGATGGTCGAGCGCTTCGCCACCGCCCGGCGGGCCGTGGTGGTGGGGGGAAGCTTCATCGCCTACGAGCTGGCCGAAGGGTTCCGCCGCCGCGGCCTCGAGGTGGTGTGGCTGATCCGCGGCCCCCGCTGGCTGCGCCGCATCCTGGATGAGGACGGCGGCCGGCTGGTGGACCTGCTGGCCCGGGACCACGGAATCGAGATCCTCTACGGCGAAGAGGTGGCCCAGGTCCACGCCGCCGGCGGCACCGTCAAGGCCGTGACCACCACCGGCGGGCAGACCATCGAGGCCGACATGGTCGGCTGCGGCCTGGGCCTGGACTTCTACACGGAGCTGCTGGCGGGCAGCGGGGTCGAAGTCCAGGGCGGCGTGGTGACCAACGAGCGGCTGGAGACCAGCGTGCCGGGGATCTATGCCGCCGGGGACGTGGCCCGCTTCTTCGACGTGTTCATCGGGCGGCACAACCAGATGGGCACGTGGAACAACGCCATGACCCATGGCCGTGTGGTGGGCGCCAACATGGTGGGGGCCAACCGGTCCTACCGCGAGGTGCCCGTCTACTCCAGCGGCCTGTTCGACTCGAAGATCACGGCTATCGGCGCCACCCCCGAGAACCACCCCGAGGTGGAGGCCGTCTCCCACGTCGACTGGGAGAACCGCCAGTACCAGCGCCTGTTCTTCCTCGAGGGCCGGCTGGTGGGGGCGGTGTTGATCGGCGACCTGCGGGCGCGCAAGAAGATCGTCGACATGATCACCCAGCGGGAGACGGTGGACGATCCCAACCGGCTGATCCTGTCCCTGACCTGA
- a CDS encoding 2-oxoacid:ferredoxin oxidoreductase subunit beta — protein MAKVADFRAARPTWCPGCGDFGVLNALTRAVIDLGLEPEDVVVVSGIGCSGKISQYFGGYGFHGIHGRALPIAQGVKLANRELTVIAAGGDGDGYGIGLSHVIHAIRRNVDLTYIVMDNHIYGLTTGQLAPTSDKGMKTKTSPYGSVEEPIRPLELALAQGCGFVAQAFSGEINHMAEVFKKAIQHKGFSLVNVFSPCVTFNKLNTYDYFKARLVNLDEDPDYDRHDRAAALRKVMETGGMVIGVVYETDKPTFEEQLPGFPEEGLVQQDLELGEDDYRELEAQFA, from the coding sequence ATGGCTAAGGTGGCGGATTTCCGGGCGGCGCGGCCCACGTGGTGCCCGGGTTGCGGTGACTTCGGCGTGCTGAACGCGCTGACCCGGGCGGTGATCGACCTGGGGTTGGAGCCCGAGGACGTGGTGGTCGTCTCGGGCATCGGCTGCTCGGGCAAGATCTCCCAGTACTTCGGCGGATACGGGTTCCACGGCATCCACGGCCGGGCGTTGCCCATCGCCCAGGGCGTCAAGCTGGCCAACCGGGAGCTGACGGTCATCGCTGCCGGCGGCGACGGGGACGGCTACGGCATCGGTCTGAGCCACGTGATCCACGCCATCCGGCGCAACGTCGATCTGACCTACATCGTGATGGACAACCACATCTACGGTCTCACCACGGGCCAGCTGGCGCCCACCAGCGACAAGGGCATGAAGACCAAGACGTCGCCCTACGGGTCGGTTGAGGAGCCCATCCGGCCCCTGGAGCTGGCACTGGCCCAGGGTTGCGGGTTCGTCGCCCAGGCCTTCTCCGGCGAGATCAACCACATGGCCGAGGTGTTCAAGAAGGCCATCCAGCACAAGGGGTTCTCGCTGGTCAATGTCTTCAGCCCCTGCGTGACCTTCAACAAGCTGAACACCTACGATTACTTCAAGGCGCGGCTGGTCAACCTGGACGAAGACCCGGACTACGACCGTCACGACCGGGCCGCCGCCCTGCGCAAGGTGATGGAAACGGGCGGCATGGTGATCGGCGTGGTCTACGAGACCGACAAGCCGACCTTCGAAGAGCAGCTGCCCGGCTTTCCGGAGGAGGGCCTGGTCCAGCAGGACCTGGAGCTGGGCGAGGACGACTACCGGGAGCTGGAGGCCCAGTTCGCCTAA
- a CDS encoding 2-oxoacid:acceptor oxidoreductase subunit alpha: protein MARELHDPATGAPRTLTGEFNWKVGGQQGEGIDSTGEIVSQTLNRLGYYVYQYRHFMSLIKGGHTNYKVRAADHLIRHHGDELHVLIAFDQKTIDHNLHELVRDGVVVYDDTFKARVPEGRPVRVYGVPLTKIARELGNPIMKNMVAVGVTAALVGLPVEEFRPTIEARFGGKGDQVVELNMEALRRGFEYGVREIGQVATLPRRPQVQRRLFISGNEAIAFGALAAGCRFLAAYPITPATEIMYWFLKNFPKYGGVVVQAEDEIAAVNMAIGANYAGVRAMTSTSGPGISLMQEAVGLAGMSETPLVVVDVMRGGPSTGLPTKTEQSDLNELIFGTHGEIPRIVLTPATVEDCFYLAVEAFNLAERYQCPVYLVSDLSLGMSRQSIDGLDYSRVRIDRGALITQEELDAMERGAYKRYLVTESGISPRSLPGMRNGRYVALGNEHDEAGTEEIEDTATREIQMKKRMRKLDSLDLSDYVDYYGDEPAERVDLLLVGWGSTIGRIQEAVARLEKDGYKVGHLHLRALYPFPRAKVRGYLQAAPRVLVVENNYTGQLAGYLAREVGFHDKIQNCTKYDGDPFLASEIYSRAREVLLHG from the coding sequence GTGGCCAGGGAGTTGCACGACCCTGCAACGGGTGCACCCAGGACCTTGACCGGAGAGTTCAACTGGAAGGTGGGCGGGCAGCAGGGCGAGGGCATCGACAGCACGGGCGAGATCGTGTCCCAGACCCTCAACCGCCTGGGCTATTACGTCTACCAGTACCGGCACTTCATGTCCCTGATCAAGGGCGGCCACACCAACTACAAGGTGCGGGCCGCGGACCATCTGATCCGGCATCACGGGGACGAGCTGCACGTCCTCATCGCCTTCGACCAGAAGACCATCGACCACAACCTGCACGAGCTGGTCCGGGACGGCGTGGTGGTCTACGACGACACCTTCAAGGCGCGGGTTCCCGAGGGCCGGCCGGTGCGGGTCTACGGCGTGCCGCTGACCAAGATCGCCCGGGAGCTGGGCAACCCCATCATGAAGAACATGGTCGCCGTGGGCGTGACCGCCGCCCTGGTGGGCCTGCCCGTGGAGGAGTTCCGGCCCACCATCGAGGCGCGCTTCGGCGGCAAGGGCGACCAGGTGGTCGAGCTCAACATGGAGGCCCTGCGCCGGGGATTCGAGTACGGCGTTCGGGAGATCGGCCAGGTGGCCACCCTGCCCCGGCGCCCCCAGGTGCAGCGGCGCCTGTTCATCTCCGGCAACGAGGCCATCGCCTTCGGCGCCCTGGCGGCCGGCTGCCGCTTCCTGGCCGCCTATCCCATCACGCCGGCCACGGAGATCATGTACTGGTTCCTCAAGAACTTCCCGAAGTACGGCGGCGTGGTGGTCCAGGCGGAGGACGAGATCGCGGCGGTCAACATGGCCATCGGCGCCAACTATGCGGGCGTCCGGGCCATGACCTCCACCTCGGGGCCGGGCATCTCCCTCATGCAGGAGGCCGTGGGCCTGGCCGGGATGTCGGAGACGCCGCTGGTCGTCGTCGACGTGATGCGGGGTGGCCCCTCCACGGGCCTGCCCACCAAGACGGAGCAGAGCGACCTGAACGAGCTGATCTTCGGCACCCACGGCGAGATCCCGCGCATCGTGCTGACCCCGGCCACGGTGGAGGACTGCTTCTACCTGGCGGTCGAGGCCTTCAACCTGGCGGAGCGCTACCAGTGCCCGGTCTACCTGGTGAGCGACCTCTCCCTGGGCATGTCGCGCCAGTCCATCGACGGCCTGGATTACAGCCGGGTGCGGATCGACCGGGGCGCCCTGATCACCCAGGAAGAGCTGGACGCCATGGAGCGCGGGGCCTACAAGCGCTATCTGGTCACCGAGTCCGGAATCTCCCCGCGCAGCCTGCCGGGCATGCGCAACGGCCGCTACGTGGCGCTGGGCAACGAGCACGACGAGGCGGGCACCGAGGAGATCGAGGACACCGCCACCCGCGAGATCCAGATGAAGAAGCGCATGCGCAAGCTCGACAGCCTGGATCTCAGCGACTACGTCGACTACTACGGGGACGAACCGGCGGAGCGGGTCGATCTGCTGCTGGTCGGCTGGGGATCCACCATCGGCCGCATCCAGGAGGCGGTAGCCCGCCTGGAAAAGGACGGCTACAAGGTCGGCCACCTGCACCTGCGGGCCCTGTACCCCTTCCCCCGGGCGAAGGTGCGCGGCTACCTGCAGGCGGCGCCCCGGGTGCTGGTGGTGGAAAACAACTACACCGGCCAGCTGGCGGGGTATCTGGCGCGGGAAGTGGGCTTCCACGACAAGATCCAGAACTGCACCAAGTACGACGGCGACCCCTTCCTGGCCAGCGAGATCTATTCCCGGGCGCGTGAGGTGTTGCTCCATGGCTAA
- the erpA gene encoding iron-sulfur cluster insertion protein ErpA — translation MITLTPEAVAKVKELLAERQRDDLALRVFIQPGGCSGFNYGLALDSNLHDDDTVIDQDGVRVVVDSASARFLKGARVDYVESLSGSGFAIHNPNAVHTCGCGQSFRTRDEAGQPASCDEAGAAL, via the coding sequence ATGATCACCCTGACACCGGAAGCGGTGGCCAAGGTGAAGGAACTGCTGGCCGAGCGCCAGCGGGACGACCTGGCCCTGCGCGTCTTCATCCAGCCCGGGGGCTGCAGCGGCTTCAACTACGGGCTGGCCCTGGACTCCAACCTTCACGACGACGACACCGTGATCGATCAGGACGGGGTGCGGGTGGTGGTCGACTCCGCCAGCGCCCGCTTCCTCAAGGGTGCCCGGGTGGACTACGTCGAGTCGCTGTCGGGCTCGGGCTTCGCCATCCACAATCCCAACGCCGTCCACACCTGTGGCTGCGGCCAGTCCTTCCGCACCCGGGACGAAGCCGGCCAGCCGGCCTCCTGTGACGAAGCGGGCGCCGCCCTCTGA
- the proC gene encoding pyrroline-5-carboxylate reductase encodes MTGLDIAVALIGAGKMAECLIAGWVDAGFDPQALAVTNRRNDQRLAELAARYGVRAERDKGAVLAGAQVVLMAVKPADMAVALEQVAPYLDPGAVVVSVAAGIRLEDMARRLPGRRHLVRAMPNTASRLRQSVTALCAAPGCSEEAFARVRRLFDLVGATVEVDESAFDAVTALSGSGPAYVYLLVEAMLTAAHELGLPAEVARQLAVWTVVGAGSMLRDTGLPPEELRRQVTSPNGTTAAALAVLEEMAVPDAVRRAVHRAAARSAELAALIAAAGPAAAIDAAASFAGAAARHPGHPEDPGHAGHAGKTAVRDR; translated from the coding sequence ATGACCGGCCTTGACATCGCGGTGGCCCTCATCGGTGCCGGCAAGATGGCCGAGTGCCTGATCGCCGGCTGGGTCGATGCCGGGTTCGACCCCCAGGCCCTGGCCGTGACCAACCGGCGCAACGACCAGCGGCTGGCCGAACTGGCGGCCCGGTACGGCGTCCGGGCGGAACGCGACAAGGGCGCCGTGCTGGCCGGTGCCCAGGTGGTGCTGATGGCGGTCAAGCCCGCCGACATGGCGGTGGCGCTGGAGCAGGTGGCGCCCTACCTGGACCCCGGGGCGGTGGTGGTGTCGGTGGCGGCGGGCATCCGGCTGGAGGACATGGCCCGCCGCTTGCCGGGCCGGCGGCACCTGGTGCGGGCGATGCCCAACACGGCCAGCCGCTTGCGCCAGTCGGTCACGGCCCTCTGCGCCGCGCCCGGGTGCAGCGAGGAAGCCTTTGCCAGGGTCCGGCGGCTCTTCGACCTGGTGGGGGCCACCGTCGAGGTGGACGAATCGGCCTTCGATGCCGTCACGGCCCTGAGCGGCAGCGGCCCCGCCTATGTTTACCTGCTGGTCGAGGCCATGCTCACCGCCGCCCACGAGCTAGGGCTCCCCGCCGAGGTGGCGCGCCAGCTGGCGGTCTGGACGGTGGTGGGGGCGGGCAGCATGCTGCGGGATACCGGCCTGCCGCCCGAGGAACTGCGCCGCCAGGTGACCTCCCCCAACGGCACCACCGCCGCCGCCCTGGCGGTGCTGGAAGAGATGGCGGTCCCCGACGCCGTGCGGCGGGCCGTCCACCGGGCCGCGGCCCGCTCGGCCGAGCTGGCGGCCCTGATCGCGGCCGCCGGCCCCGCGGCCGCAATCGACGCCGCGGCATCCTTCGCCGGGGCTGCCGCCCGCCACCCCGGCCACCCGGAGGACCCGGGCCACGCCGGCCACGCCGGAAAAACCGCCGTCCGGGACCGTTGA
- a CDS encoding amino acid ABC transporter substrate-binding protein codes for MVFLSLRRIRVAAAALVAAVALVAAACSSGGSQPAGSTGGGSGGSGGTGDQAGQSRLQVVLSRGKLICGVNGQLPGFSYLDPSGQMTGFDADFCRAIAAALFDDPNAVEFRPLSAQERFTAVQSGEVDVLIRNTTWTLGRDTVNGMEFLPTTFYDGGGVMVRKDRNVKSLADLDGATICVLSGTTNEMVLTDRMRALGASFTPKTFEDADQLYATYESGGCDAVTSDKSQLAGRRAVLSDPDNHVILDEMLSKEPLGPAVKNNDSTWFDVVKWIVFATIQAEEFGINSQNVDQFKNSDNPDIRRFLGVEGELGKGLGISNDFAYRVIKHVGNYGEIYERNLGPDTPFKLERGLNELWTNGGLLYSPPFR; via the coding sequence GTGGTCTTTTTGTCGTTACGGCGCATTCGGGTGGCCGCGGCCGCCCTGGTGGCGGCGGTCGCCCTGGTGGCGGCCGCCTGCTCCAGCGGCGGCTCCCAGCCGGCCGGTTCGACCGGCGGTGGAAGCGGCGGCAGCGGGGGCACGGGGGACCAGGCGGGGCAGAGCCGGCTGCAGGTGGTGCTCAGCCGGGGCAAGCTGATCTGCGGGGTCAACGGCCAGCTGCCCGGCTTCAGCTACCTGGACCCCAGCGGCCAGATGACGGGCTTCGATGCCGACTTCTGCCGCGCCATCGCCGCGGCCCTGTTTGATGATCCCAACGCCGTGGAGTTCCGGCCCCTCAGCGCCCAGGAGCGGTTCACCGCCGTGCAGTCGGGCGAGGTGGACGTCCTGATACGCAACACCACCTGGACCCTGGGGCGGGACACCGTCAACGGCATGGAGTTCCTGCCCACCACCTTCTACGACGGCGGGGGCGTGATGGTCCGCAAGGACCGCAACGTCAAGAGCCTGGCGGACCTGGACGGCGCCACCATCTGCGTGCTGAGCGGCACGACCAACGAGATGGTGCTGACCGACCGGATGCGCGCCCTGGGCGCCAGCTTCACGCCCAAGACCTTCGAAGATGCGGACCAGCTCTATGCTACCTATGAATCGGGCGGCTGCGATGCGGTGACCAGCGACAAGTCGCAGCTGGCCGGGCGGCGGGCGGTCCTCTCGGATCCTGACAACCACGTGATCCTGGACGAGATGCTGTCCAAGGAGCCGCTGGGACCGGCCGTCAAGAACAACGACTCGACCTGGTTCGACGTGGTGAAGTGGATCGTCTTCGCCACCATCCAGGCCGAGGAGTTCGGCATCAACTCGCAGAACGTGGACCAGTTCAAGAACAGCGACAACCCGGACATCCGGCGCTTCCTGGGCGTCGAGGGCGAGCTGGGCAAGGGGCTGGGCATCAGTAACGATTTCGCCTACCGCGTGATCAAGCACGTGGGCAACTACGGCGAGATCTACGAGCGCAACCTGGGACCCGACACGCCCTTCAAGCTGGAGCGGGGCCTCAACGAGCTCTGGACCAACGGTGGTCTCCTCTACTCGCCGCCCTTCCGTTGA
- a CDS encoding amino acid ABC transporter ATP-binding protein, which yields MVICEDVHKWFGAVHVLKGVSLQVQPGEVVVIMGPSGSGKSTLIRTINALEPIQRGRIVVDGIELGPDLHRIEAVRREVGMVFQQFNLFPHLTALQNVTLGPIWVRKWPRRRAEELARELLARVGLADHAHKYPAQLSGGQQQRVAIARALAMQPRIMLFDEPTSALDPEMIKEVLDVMRELAASGMTMLVVTHEVGFAREVADRIVFMDEGMLLEEAPPDRFFREPAHERARRFLSQILHP from the coding sequence ATGGTGATCTGCGAAGACGTCCACAAGTGGTTCGGTGCCGTCCACGTGCTGAAAGGGGTGAGTCTTCAGGTCCAGCCCGGCGAGGTGGTGGTGATCATGGGCCCCTCGGGTTCGGGCAAGTCGACCCTGATCCGGACCATCAATGCCCTTGAGCCCATCCAGCGGGGCCGCATCGTCGTGGACGGCATCGAGCTGGGGCCCGACCTGCACCGGATCGAGGCGGTGCGCCGGGAAGTGGGCATGGTCTTCCAGCAGTTCAACCTGTTCCCCCACCTGACGGCGTTGCAGAACGTGACCCTGGGGCCCATCTGGGTGCGCAAGTGGCCCCGCCGCCGGGCGGAGGAACTGGCCCGCGAGTTACTGGCGCGGGTGGGCCTGGCCGACCATGCCCACAAGTATCCCGCCCAGCTGTCGGGCGGCCAGCAGCAGCGGGTGGCCATCGCCCGGGCCCTGGCCATGCAGCCGCGCATCATGCTGTTCGACGAGCCCACCTCCGCCCTGGACCCGGAGATGATCAAGGAAGTCCTGGACGTCATGCGGGAGCTGGCCGCCTCGGGCATGACCATGCTGGTGGTCACCCACGAGGTGGGCTTTGCGCGGGAGGTGGCCGACCGCATCGTCTTCATGGACGAGGGCATGCTCCTCGAGGAGGCGCCGCCCGACCGGTTCTTCCGCGAGCCGGCCCACGAGCGGGCCCGGCGCTTCTTATCCCAGATCCTGCACCCCTGA
- a CDS encoding amino acid ABC transporter permease, with the protein MDEPATGPALPEPAPGRPAAGQAGPAATTVAVPPPQAPWPQRAAAWARQNLLASWYHGLLTLVALAILALAGRAVLSWAFGRARWDVVTDNLLLLLVGAYPRDQLWRVVAALVLLAVLVVVSGLAWAGPARWRRAQMPVVAAWVVLVPAAMVLVLSVPRQGGAGTGYGLILTLVLAVAGITLSFPLGVLLALGRVSSLPVVRALSIAYIELVRGTPLMVVLFFSMTALPLFLPPSVRPDLVTRAAAGLVLFTAAYVAEAVRGGLQGVPRGQVEAAQALGLTGTQAVLLIILPQALRAVIPALVGQFISLFKDTSLVAVWGLLEFVGVAQSVLSNPSYLGRHVEMYAFVAAVYWVFCYGMSLASRRLERRLGVGER; encoded by the coding sequence ATGGACGAACCCGCGACGGGTCCTGCCCTGCCCGAACCGGCACCGGGCCGGCCGGCGGCAGGGCAGGCCGGCCCGGCCGCAACCACGGTGGCGGTGCCGCCGCCCCAGGCGCCCTGGCCGCAGCGGGCCGCCGCCTGGGCCCGCCAGAACCTGCTGGCCAGCTGGTATCACGGCCTGCTCACGCTGGTGGCCCTGGCCATCCTGGCCCTGGCCGGCCGGGCGGTCCTGTCCTGGGCCTTTGGCCGGGCCCGGTGGGACGTGGTGACCGACAACCTGCTGCTCCTGCTGGTGGGCGCCTACCCCCGCGACCAGCTGTGGCGGGTGGTGGCTGCCCTGGTGCTGCTGGCGGTGCTGGTGGTGGTCAGCGGCCTGGCGTGGGCCGGGCCGGCCCGCTGGCGGCGCGCCCAGATGCCGGTGGTGGCGGCCTGGGTCGTGCTGGTGCCGGCGGCCATGGTGCTGGTGCTGTCGGTGCCGCGACAAGGCGGCGCGGGCACGGGGTACGGGTTGATCCTGACCCTGGTGCTGGCGGTGGCCGGCATCACGCTGTCCTTTCCGCTGGGGGTGCTGCTGGCCCTGGGCCGCGTCAGCTCCCTGCCCGTGGTCCGGGCCCTGTCCATCGCCTACATCGAGCTGGTGCGCGGCACGCCCCTCATGGTGGTGCTGTTTTTCTCCATGACGGCGCTGCCGCTGTTCCTGCCGCCGTCGGTGCGGCCGGACCTGGTCACCCGGGCGGCGGCCGGGCTCGTGCTGTTCACCGCGGCGTACGTGGCCGAGGCGGTGCGCGGCGGCCTGCAGGGTGTGCCCCGCGGGCAGGTGGAGGCCGCCCAGGCCCTGGGCCTGACGGGAACCCAGGCGGTGCTGCTGATCATCCTGCCTCAGGCCCTGCGGGCGGTGATCCCCGCCCTGGTGGGCCAGTTCATCAGCCTGTTCAAGGACACGTCGCTGGTGGCGGTGTGGGGCCTGCTGGAGTTCGTCGGCGTCGCCCAGAGCGTGCTGTCCAACCCCTCCTACCTGGGCCGGCACGTGGAGATGTATGCCTTCGTCGCCGCAGTGTACTGGGTCTTCTGCTACGGCATGTCGCTGGCCAGCCGGCGGCTGGAGCGGCGTCTGGGCGTGGGGGAGCGCTGA
- a CDS encoding amino acid ABC transporter permease, producing MTAWPTRRVRSGVGDIRLRRLLLQLAVVLVTVAAGTYLFGNVQRNLQQLGITPGFDFLRHPASFAIGESSIPYQATDPYGRAFLAGLVNTLRVAVLGVVLATAVGVVAGLARLSANGLVRLLASLYVEVTRNTPLLLQLFFWYGAIVYTLPPASQALALPGSVFLMNRGLVLPAPRPGPGFPTAVAILGLALVAAATAYRILLRKRLEEGRATRPGLVALGLLAAGGLAAAILPAGPALVLERPQLARFNFQGGLMLSAEFTALLLALVIYTGAFIAEVVRGGVLAVPRGQWEAARSLGLSPFLVQRLVVFPQALRIIVPPLTSQYLNLIKNSSLAMAVAFPDLLNVSSTIVNQTGRTLEMLLLVGATYLAFSLLTSLLMNLYNRSLRRGVA from the coding sequence ATGACGGCATGGCCCACCCGACGGGTGCGGTCCGGGGTGGGTGACATCCGCCTGCGGAGGCTGCTCCTTCAGCTGGCCGTGGTGCTGGTTACGGTAGCAGCGGGTACCTACCTTTTCGGCAACGTCCAGCGCAACCTGCAGCAACTGGGCATCACGCCCGGCTTCGACTTCTTGCGCCATCCCGCCTCCTTTGCCATCGGGGAAAGCTCGATCCCCTACCAGGCGACGGACCCCTACGGCCGCGCTTTCCTGGCCGGCCTGGTCAACACCCTGCGGGTGGCCGTGCTGGGGGTCGTCCTGGCGACGGCGGTGGGGGTGGTGGCGGGGCTGGCTCGCCTGTCCGCCAACGGGCTGGTGCGGCTCCTGGCCTCCCTGTACGTGGAGGTGACCCGCAACACGCCCCTCCTGCTGCAGCTCTTCTTCTGGTACGGTGCCATCGTCTACACCCTCCCGCCGGCGAGCCAGGCCCTGGCCCTTCCCGGGTCCGTGTTCCTGATGAACCGGGGGCTGGTGCTGCCGGCCCCGCGGCCCGGTCCGGGCTTCCCCACGGCGGTGGCCATCCTGGGGCTGGCCCTGGTGGCAGCGGCGACGGCGTACCGGATCCTCCTGCGCAAGCGGCTGGAGGAAGGCCGGGCAACCAGGCCGGGCCTGGTTGCCCTGGGCCTGCTGGCGGCGGGCGGTCTGGCGGCCGCGATCCTCCCCGCGGGCCCGGCCCTGGTGCTGGAGAGGCCCCAGCTGGCCCGGTTCAACTTCCAGGGCGGCCTCATGCTGTCCGCGGAATTCACCGCCCTGCTGCTGGCGCTGGTGATCTATACCGGAGCCTTCATCGCCGAGGTGGTGCGGGGCGGCGTCCTGGCCGTTCCCCGGGGCCAGTGGGAGGCGGCCCGGTCGCTGGGGCTCTCGCCTTTCTTGGTGCAGCGCCTGGTGGTGTTCCCCCAGGCCCTCCGGATCATCGTGCCGCCCCTGACCAGCCAGTACCTCAACCTGATCAAGAACTCGAGCCTGGCCATGGCGGTGGCATTCCCCGACCTGCTGAACGTGAGCAGCACCATCGTCAACCAGACGGGCCGGACCCTGGAGATGCTCCTGCTGGTCGGCGCCACCTATCTGGCCTTCAGCCTGCTGACGTCCCTGCTGATGAACCTGTACAACCGGTCGCTGCGGCGGGGGGTGGCGTAG